The following coding sequences are from one Lolium rigidum isolate FL_2022 chromosome 6, APGP_CSIRO_Lrig_0.1, whole genome shotgun sequence window:
- the LOC124664014 gene encoding uncharacterized protein LOC124664014, with protein MDSDDGPPLDSPDAAAPPGGGEQQQQQGQENGEQPPPSLPDDALANIFSRLAPRCVAASRRVCRPWCAAIDARRLLRADRLPLTLRGIFLHFHTHKFPAFFARPGAPALTGKLSFLPYASPAACAWRVGETYRTRERYAIKDHCNGLLLIDTYVVNPTTRRWDALPPGPPGRVQFLVSTDQDLLEDATPVPESINSYLVFDPTVSPHYQVLRICALSRMGSMDVLGYDDAQCPASSCTLNVLSSSTGCWEERRFVREGGTAGTIAEVQARPRSGAVYSRGALYVHCESHFVLRISLSSNTYRVVKPPPGYADNIYPHPYLQRSQNGVYFLSLDNYLLRVWILTESSSCGQLEWVLKHDIDLEPVFARWCPPQPRAPWMLKGINHNPFCIHFPEPGKDDMVQDKFEWSSDNGDVLENGDDDDVVVVNEGAIEECSSEDNKKAILQEKFESNASDDLSEERCWNEEVCELDMLGLHPFKEVLFLSDLASKGLAYHLNTSKIEWLGAIYPEKYHRSGGYRDEVDRVKYAFAYTPCWMEEFPTNS; from the exons ATGGACAGTGACGACGGTCCGCCGCTCGACTCTCCCGACGCTGCAgcgcctcccggcggcggcgaacaacaacagcagcagggCCAGGAGAACGGGGAGCAGCCGCCACCCTCGCTCCCCGACGACGCCCTCGCCAACATtttcagccggctggcgccgcgcTGCGTCGCCGCGTCCCGCCGCGTCTGCAGGCCCTGGTGCGCCGCCATCGAcgcccgccgcctcctgcgcgcgGACCGGCTCCCGCTCACCCTCCGCGGCATCTTCCTCCACTTCCACACGCACAAGTTCCCGGCCTTCTTCGCCCGCCCCGGCGCCCCCGCACTCACCGGCAAGCTCAGCTTCCTGCCCTACGCCAGCCCCGCCGCCTGCGCGTGGCGCGTAGGCGAAACCTACCGCACGCGGGAGAGATACGCCATCAAGGACCACTGCAACGGCCTCCTGCTCATCGACACCTACGTCGTCAACCCCACCACGCGGCGCTGGGATGCGCTGCCCCCAGGCCCGCCCGGCCGCGTCCAGTTCCTCGTCAGCACCGACCAAGACCTTCTtgaagatgccactccagtcccggaaTCCATCAACAGCTACCTGGTCTTCGACCCCACCGTGTCACCGCACTACCAGGTGCTCCGGATCTGCGCGTTGAGCAGAATGGGTTCCATGGATGTTCTAGGCTACGACGATGCCCAGTGCCCGGCGTCCTCGTGCACCTTGAATGTCCTCTCGTCAAGCACGGGTTGCTGGGAGGAGAGGCGTTTCGTCAGAGAAGGCGGCACAGCAGGGACCATCGCCGAGGTGCAAGCTCGCCCGCGGTCCGGCGCCGTCTACTCCCGAGGAGCCCTCTACGTGCATTGTGAGTCCCATTTCGTTCTCAG GATATCCTTGTCTAGCAATACATATCGCGTAGTCAAACCACCACCGGGCTACGCCGATAACATATACCCACATCCTTATCTGCAAAGATCACAAAACGGGGTCTACTTTCTGTCGCTTGATAACTATCTGCTCCGGGTTTGGATCCTTACGGAATCATCATCATGTGGTCAACTGGAGTGGGTGCTAAAACACGACATAGACCTCGAGCCCGTGTTCGCACGTTGGTGTCCTCCACAACCTCGTGCGCCCTGGATGTTGAAAGGGATCAACCACAACCCGTTCTGCATTCATTTTCCTGAACCCGGCAAAGATGACATGGTTCAAGACAAGTTTGAGTGGAGCTCTGACAATGGTGATGTTCTTGaaaatggtgatgatgatgatgttgttgttgtcaatgaaggcGCGATCGAAGAGTGCAGCTCAGAGGACAACAAGAAAGCAATTCTTCAAGAGAAATTTGAATCCAACGCCAGTGATGACTTGTCTGAAGAGCGTTGCTGGAATGAAGAAGTATGTGAGCTTGACATGCTCGGGCTTCACCCATTCAAAGAGGTTCTCTTCCTCTCCGACTTAGCCTCCAAAGGACTAGCTTATCATTTGAACACCTCCAAGATTGAATGGTTAGGTGCCATATACCCTGAAAAATATCACCGTTCCGGTGGTTACAGGGATGAAGTGGACAGGGTCAAGTATGCTTTTGCATACACACCATGTTGGATGGAAGAGTTCCCTACAAACAGTTAG
- the LOC124659330 gene encoding uncharacterized protein LOC124659330 — MRISLSTNTYRVIKPPPGYDANRYPVPCLQRSEKGVYFVSLDNYLLKVWILKESCDGQIEWVLKHDRDLEPVLAGHRLQQVHGPWMLKGINHNSFCTHIPEDNKDAIGEEKLEWSSDSDGLLDNEGTVQERTSEDCYSNNDSGAFLDNEDMVQARSYEECYSNNDSDDVPDNEDVIEDNEKAIFEENFESEECYWIDDICEIDFLGLHPYREVLFLCESAKTGLAYHLNSLKIECLGDIYPTDYVNYGGYGYDRDEMDRVKYAFMYTPCWIEESPRNN, encoded by the exons ATGAG AATATCCTTGTCTACCAATACATATCGTGTAATCAAACCACCACCGGGTTATGACGCAAACAGATATCCAGTTCCTTGTCTACAAAGATCGGAAAAGGGTGTCTACTTTGTGTCACTTGATAACTATCTTCTTAAGGTTTGGATCCTCAAGGAATCATGTGATGGTCAAATAGAGTGGGTGTTGAAGCATGACAGAGACCTCGAGCCCGTGCTAGCAGGTCACCGTCTTCAACAAGTTCATGGACCCTGGATGTTAAAAGGGATCAACCACAACTCATTCTGCACTCATATTCCTGAAGACAACAAGGACGCTATAGGTGAAGAGAAGCTTGAGTGGAGTTCTGACAGTGATGGTCTTCTTGACAATGAAGGCACGGTTCAAGAGCGTACCTCTGAAGACTGTTACTCCAACAATGACAGTGGTGCTTTTCTTGACAACGAAGATATGGTTCAAGCACGTAGCTACGAAGAGTGTTACTCCAACAATGACAGTGATGATGTTCCTGACAATGAAGATGTGATTGAGGACAACGAGAAAGCAATTTTTGAAGAGAATTTTGAATCTGAAGAGTGTTACTGGATTGACGATATATGTGAGATTGACTTCCTCGGGCTTCACCCATACAGAGAGGTCCTCTTCCTCTGTGAATCAGCCAAGACAGGACTGGCCTATCATTTGAATAGCTTGAAGATCGAATGCTTAGGCGATATATACCCAACAGATTATGTCAACTACGGTGGTTACGGGTACGATAGGGATGAAATGGACAGGGTCAAATATGCTTTTATGTACACACCATGCTGGATTGAAGAGTCCCCTAGAAACAATTAA